From the Nostoc sp. PCC 7107 genome, the window TAACGGAGGAGTGACAGGTATGAGTGATAAACATATCATACTAGACCCTACCGCACTCTATGATATTCCTTCTGGTTATATCCCCATCACCACAGAGGTGGAATGGATAGAGTTTTTTGGTGTCAGTAATGCTTGCTGCTGGGTAAAAGGTGAGCGATTATGTGAATGGGCAAAAACTTGGTTAAGAGTGTGGAATAGAAGTGAAGAAATCGCGGAAATTAAGCAACATCCTCGCAGTAAATTAACACAATTATTTGATAATGTACCCTTACCAAAAGATTGGAGTGACGAGCGATTACTGATTGTTGCTACCAAGTTAGATGCTTATCCCCAAGACAACCCTATTGCCCACTTTTTAGCAGACAACATCCCTGACAGTAACAGGCAGATATGGTTTGCTGAACCTTCCATTTCCCATCTCGCCGCTTGGTTAGCAATTATAGTCCCACTAGAATATCAACCTTTTGAGCGAGTCTGGCAGCAGCAGTTTAGGGACTTCCAGAGAATAAAATATACAATTAATAAAAATGATAATCATTATGAAAGAGAGAGAGCAGTTGCCGACGGCAACTGCTCTCTCCCACCAAAATATATGCAAGATAAATGCCTGTACTCAAAAATACAAGAGCGCAGTGAGCAGAATGGCTATTGCCGCGAAAAACCGTTATTTAACTTCTAACAATTACGTTGCTCCGTAGCAAATATCAACAAACCACTTGCCTAAGTTTGGTAAATTCTCTTGACCAAAATTAGTCAAACGTGAAATTTTATTTTCAATTTCTTGCATGGCTTCTTTAGTTAAACGCACCCCAGTAGCATAAGTTTGAGTTACTAACTTAACAACTGGATGTTTGCCATTCCAAGTCATAGTTTTAGCAAAGTTTAATGCGGTTTCGACTTCATCTAGGATGCTGCCATTCCAATGATTTTCTAATATAGCCCAAGTTCTTTCAATCGGGTTATATTTGCTGTGATATGGAGGATAATATGCTAAACGTATATTTAGTTGATGTTTTTGAGAGAATTCAACTATACGTTTCATAAACTGAGTACGTCGAGAGTTATTCTGACCTCCATTGTCTTGATTAATAAGTAAAGTTTTAATTTCGGGAAATCGCCAACTTTGGGACTAATGAATCTGCGTTTGGCTGCTCCTTTTAATTGCTGTGCAGTTTCCTTCAGCAAGTTTTTCAATGAATCCGTTAATTCCATTGACACCTATGCACATCCAAAAATTGAATCATCATTGAATTTACTACAAAAAGGGAAGGAAGAGGTTCCCAACGGCAACCTCTTCCTTCCCCCACCGGAATGATTATCATTTTTATTGTTTGTATATTTTATTCTCTGGAAGTCCCTCATTTCTTACGTACAGCAGCATACTCACTTTGAAAAAAACGTAACTATTCGTGACCAGAATGCTATTTTGAAATCAGCATCAGGGTTTCTTAAAATTCTCTATCCTCATTTAGAATTAACGTTAATGGACTATGAGCGTGATTGCCTAGAACCTGCTTGTAAATTACGCCAAGCTATCCGAAATTCACAATATTATCTAGATGATGAATTTAAGCAGATTGGTAGAGAAATTTATGTAGAGGCAAAGTAACAATCAGAAGATTCCCGACTTGTTGCAGCAGTCGAGAATCTGAAGCTTCAAGGGGCGACAAGCAAGCTAAAGTGCTTGCTGTATAAGCTTCATAGCCCTTAACCCGCGCTGATAATATGCTTGCTTATTGCGACTGAAACCGACCAGTTCCTCGACCCATGCTTGACACCCATACCAAGCAACTATCCAATTGAAACCATATAAACCTATCCAGAAATTACTATGACGTTTCTGGGTTCTATTTTTTTCTTCTTGGCGACAAATATAAGAATCAAGTTTTTGAAATTTAGTTCTTTGCCCATGTAACCAAGCACTGGTCATAGCCAAAGCAATTAAGAAAATTAGACGTACAAGTCTATCAGGATTAGCTTGAGAACTCTCTAAATTGTACCCACCTGTTTTATAGCTATAGCCAGTTTTATTAGGACGCTGCGTGCTTGAGAACGAATTCGATAGCATCACGTAAATGATCACAATTGTGTAATTGTTTGCGAATCCTACTTTTTAACCATGCCCAACACTTCTCAATACGATTAAGGTCTGGTGAATAGGGAGGTAAATAAACAAGTTCACAGCCTGCATCATGTATGAGTTGGGCAATTCGACCACCATGATGAAACGTCGCATTATCCACAATTACCCACTCACCGGGACGCAAAACCGGAATCAAACATGTTTCTAGCCAGGTTTCAAACACTGTGCGGTTACACGCCCCCTCGACTGTAAATGGGGCAATCAATTGATTATCCCGATACCCAGCAATCATGTTAATGCGTCCCTGTCGCCGACCGGATTTGAGGTCGTAAAATCGTTCCCCTGTTGGTGAGTACCCATAGCCGTAGTTATCTCGTTCATCCATTCCCGATTCATCGACATAAACCAAGTGTGGTGCTTTTGGGTTCTTCAGTTGTGCTAGAAAGGTTGCTCGTTTGGCTTCATCTCGTTGACAGTAGCCATATGTTTTTTTTACGGGTGTGTCCAATTTTCTGCAATGCCCGTGAAATCGTGCGTTGACTAATCTCTCCTTCCCATAACTCTACCATTTGGACTTGAGTTTTATCACCATTTGCTTTGACAAATGCGCGAAACTTCTCCCAATCATCGATTTTGCCACCCCTTTGGCATTCCTGCCTCGATTTGACCTTGATATCACCCGTTTGGGCTTTTCTTTGACACCACAAGTTAATCGTATTGCGACTGATATTGAACAATTGGCTCGCCTCACTCTTTTTGAGACCGTCCAACTCAATTGCTTGCATCACCTTTTGCCGGAAATCATCACTATAGGGTTTAGCCATCTGAGTTTGAATCGCAATACTAGGAATACTTCATAGTTTATGTCCTAATCTTATTGGCTACAGCTATACAATCTTTGAACATCGCCTCAATCCCAAAACGTTGAGCATATATTTTGAGGGCAGTGTTTAAATCAGGTAAATTAGTTAATAAATACCAAGCTTCCTTATCTTGCTTTCCTCGATACTTCCTTTTCCAATAAACAGCTAAATTGAAGCAACCAAAACCTTTTTTTTGAGTAACTTTAATGTCGGTATAAAAGGAGCGGATACCTGGGTAAATCTCAATGCTACTCAAAGGCTGAAATTTCTGTCTTTTCTTCCGAAAAGTAGTATCCTTTTTTTGACGGAATACAAAACTCAGGTTCTGCTTTTGGAGCCAATGTGCTAGTTCTACACTGTGAAATTCTCTATCCCCAATAATTACTAGTTTATACTTTTTTAATAAGCGAATTACTGGGCGTAATACTTTTTGTTGTTCTTCTAAGTTACTACTACCATCTTTTCCTAGCAGACACCAATATATTGGCCAAGCTCTCTTTTGGTAAATTACACTAACCATCAACACATTGTTTTCTTTCCACTGCGTTCTATCCATAGCAATGGTTAATTGTGACCCTAGTTTAAAATGTTGGTTAATTATTGCTTCAATAATCGGAAACCACAACAATACTACACTCAAGGCATTCAGTGTTAAAAACCTTTGTAAATGCCGTCTACGACTGTTTTGCTGTATAGGTAAAGGTAGAGTCGCTGCCAGTCTTTCTATCCTTACCTGCTTCTGATTTTGTAACAACCACACCAACATCTTCAGGGTGATTAACTGTGCTTTATTTAGGTATTTTTCTAAGAAGTTTTGGTAGAATGATGCCAGCATTATGACGACGGTCTTAATCAAATTACGAGACCGTTCTTTTTTACCATTAAACTGTACCCTACAGGTAGCCGCTTAATAACTGTACAGTTCATTCTCAATAAGCACCCAATTTTTTCAAGGGTTATGTGCCTCTCAAACCTTTAGCTTGCAGGGTTTAGAGGCGATTGTCGCCCCTTGAAGGGTTACAGAGTACAGAGTTGACAGCGATCGCCGCAGCCATTAGATTTTCGGCGTTGCTAACTAATTAAAGGGATGAATTTTGTTTCGCGCAAAGGCAAGGCAGCGCGTTGGGCGGGTTCCCCAACTTAAAGCGACTGCCGCGCAAAGGTGCTGTTTTGATCACAAACCATTGCCAATCAAAATAAAGGCTGACCAGTAAAAAGGATGACTGAGATGCTCGCTTATCTGTGGAGTGAGGTTACTTTTATGGGGCGGAAAACTCATTTTTGAGTAGTTTCCCGTAATCAGGGCAATTTGTGCTTGACGTAGGGCTTCGGCCTTGGTTGTTTTGCCTTGGGCAAGGATGTTGTAAAAAGCATTCATTAGTACTTGTGTACCGCCATCATCTACTGACCACAAAGAGGCGATCGCGGCTCTTGCGCCTGTTTGTTGTATCTGGTAGCCAAAACCGAGAATTTCTCTACCATTGCCAAATTGATCGCCTAATCCGGTTTCACAGGCTGAAAGTACGATTAAATCGACATTGGGCAATCGCCAGTTTTTGATATCTCGGAGGGTGACGCGATCGCCATTTCCTAACAAAATAAATGATTCTTCTGGCTGTCCGGTGGTAAATGCGGCGTGAGTTGCTAAATGGACGATGGCGTAATCATTCATTTCCAGCACAATATCTGAATTGAATTGCTTGTCTAATAATTTTTTGGTGCTGGGAATGGTTTGAGCGAGTGTTTCGATTTCTAAACTAGCAAAGGGTAAACCGGAAAAGTCAAACTGCTGAGATCCTACCTGAAAACTATAGTTGCCTTGGGTAAAGGCTGCCGCTAATACATTTAATTGATTGTGGGGTTTGGTGTTGAGGTCGGTTAAGCTGACGGCAGTAATATTATTGATTTGGAAGCGTTCAATTAACCATTTTTGACCGTCATAAAGGGCGGCTAGAGGAACATAACGCAGTTGTCCGTCGGGAGCATAGATGATGGTTTTGGCTTGTGCTTGCGCTAAGTCATTTTCTAGGGGTTTAATCAGCAAATCGTAGAGTTTTTGGGCTGGAACTGTGATTTTTGGGGTACGTTTTGGTAAAGTGGTGCGAAATTCCAAAATTGCTCGGTTGAGTTCTGCTTGAGTGACAGCCACGGTGCGGCGGATGGGCGGTGCGTAGGGAGTGACTAAAACTAGTTCTAAGCGATCGCTCAATACTAGAGGATAAAGTATGACTGCGCCTTGCTGAAGTTGTTTTAAGTTATCCTGTAAGACGCTGGCAGAGGATTCCAGGTTAAAATTCTGCCCTTGGGTGGTTTGCTGGAGTTGGGCGATCCATTCGCGCACTTTCGGGCTATCGAGGAAGGTGTTAAAGTCTTTGGCTAGTGTCTGCTGAATTTTGCGTAATTCTAAAATACGCTGTTTCTGGGCTGGAGTGCGGCTGCTGACACTAATGTTTTCCAGTTGGGCGAGTTCTCTACCAAGGGCGATCGCTTGCTCAAATTCTGCTTGCATCACCTCTCGAATTTGCCGTTCTTGGGGACGTTCCACAACACCAGTCGCCGTTTTTTCACTTCCTCGCACGTCGCGGAGATAATCATCAATTTCTTGGACTTTGAGTAAGTCTAGTACTTGTTGCGCTTCTAAAATTCGGTTGCGTTGCAGCAGGATATCGGCTAAATGGCGATAATCTTTGGCAATGGTTTCGGTATAAGATTGCTGTTGTTCTTTGCTTAATTCCCGAATATTATTGCGAATTGTTTCTCTAGCATTTACTGATTGTTTGAAGAAGATAATTGCTAATTCTGGTTGGTTCTGTTTTTCAAGTAACTTCCCGATAGTATTGAGAATGTATCCTTCAACTTCTTTGTTGCCAATTTCTTGAGCAATTACTAAACTTTGTTGTAAGAATTTTCCGGCTAATTCATATTGCCCTTGCTCTAAATAAACGTTTCCTATGGCGTAGAGATTTATCCCTTGTGCATTTCTGGATTGGAATTGTTGATAAATAGTTAAAGGTGGTTGCAAATACTCCAAGGCTAATTGATATTTTTCTTGCTTGAAGTGAACAATCCCAATATTGTAATATGTTGTTGCTTTGAGAAATTCTTGTTGTTCTTTGTTCTGAATTTTTTGCAGCACTGTTAAGGCTTGCTGATGGAAATCTAACGCTAATTCATACTTTTCTTGTCTGTAGTGAATATTGCCGATCGCATTCAGCACCCTCACTTCACCTGCAATGTCTCCTATTCTGTTTCCGTCTGATTCGAGCAGTACGGGTTGTCTGGCGATTTTTAAGGCTTCCTGATAAGCTTTTAAAGCCAGTTCGTATTGTCCTAACACTTTATAAATCTGTCCCATATCAAATTCAATTCCTACCCAGGTGCCTAAAATTTCTTGCCGGATGGGTAAGGCTTTTTGATAGTAATCGAGAGCTAATTTATACTCTCCCAAGCTGCTGTAAACTCTCGCCATGCGATGGAAAGTCTGCCATTGCTTTGGCTCATCACCTATTTTTTTTGCAATCTCCAAAACTCGTTGGTATTTTTCTAAAGCTTCTCGATATTTACCTGCTCTCGAAAATTCATTACCTTGGATGGTGTAAATTTCTGCTATGGAGTTGAGGCTGGCTTTTTCCCAACCGCGATCGCCGATTTCTTGTTGAATTGCCAAAGCTTGCTGATAATATTTCAACGCCTGCTGGTAATTTCTTTGGCGATGGTAAACGTCTCCCAGGTGGAACAAAGTTCTGCCCGTACCTGTTTTATCTTCTATTTGTTGATAAATTAATAAAGCTGTTTCAAAGGTTTTGATGGCTCTGGCATATTCCCTTTTTATATATTGCTGCCAACCTACTTCATACAGTTGATCAGCTTTCAATTTTTCTGGTGTTTGAGCGAAGAAAATCACGCCACCTACGGGGTTAAAAGTCGTAATTTTTCCAGATGAAAAGCGAATTTCGATTTGTTCGCCATCAAAAGCCCCGCTCAACGGCGTTTTGCTCAGGATAGTTGCTGTATTATCACTTTGTTTTGCGATTTCCTGTCTAATTGCCAAGGCTTGTTGATCAACTTGAGTAACGGCTTGATTTTCTCCTAATTGTTTGTAAACTGCACTCATCTGGGTGAGAATTATCCCCTCCCAAGGGCGATTTTTTTGCTGGCGAACAATTGTTAAGGCTTGCCGGTAAGCTTGTAATGCCGCTTGGTACTGAGTTTTGAGGTATTGTCCTTGAGTTGCGTAACTGTTTCCCTTGGCAAACAAAACTACTGCTTCTCCCTCTAGGGGGTGTACTTGCACAAGAGTTTTTTTCGCTGCATCCCTACCAACTTCCGCAATTAAGACGGCTTTTTGACCTGTAATATTTTCTTGACTACGGTTGCTAATTTCGCGCTGTAATGTGCTTGCTTGCTTACGATACTCCTGCGCTGTTTGCTTCTGCCCTAATTTGGCGTAAATTGCGGCGATACTGTTGAGAATTGCGGCTTGATCTGGCTTTTCAAAGGGTATTCTTGTCCAGCGAAATAATTCCTGTTGTCCAAATTGGCGGATTTGTTGTTCTGGTACAAAATAGTTATCTTGAGTTTGAGGATCACGAGCGATCGCTAATGCTTGCTGGTAAGCTGTCAACGCTGCTTCATACTGTCCTAAATTGGTGTAAATTTCCCCAATTTGGGTTAACAATATCGGTTTTTGATTAACCAACCTGTGGCTACTGTTCTCCATGTCCACAATTGCCAGAGATTGCTGATAATCATCCAAGGCAGTCTGATACTGTCCTAATACTGCGTAAACTGCACCCATGCTTCTTTTAATTCGCTGTTCCTGCTGGCGATAATCTCCTGGTGACAATTCCTCTCTGCGCCAACGAACTTCGACATTTTCTGGGCTGGACATTTCTGCATTGATGATTGCCAAGGCTTCTTTGTAGAATTGCAAGGCAGTTTGGTACTGTCCTAGAGTTTTGTGGATATCTGCAATATTCGCTAAGGTATTTTCTTCCTCATTTTCAGCAAAGTTCTGCCATCCAGCTACCCCAGCGATTACTTCTAGCCATTGTCCGCGTTTCTCTATTTCGGCTATTTCTGCGGATTCAACAGTCGTGATGGCAGTTTTGATTGGTTTTCCTTTCCCTACCTGAATCAAACCGTTGCTGAGTCCATCTTCTAGTTTGATTCCCTCTGGGCGATGAATGTTGACATCAGTACCAAAGGCTACCCGAATTGTCTGGGGAATTGGTGTTTTTGTTGCCTGTTCATCAACTTCCCGACGAATTGCCAAGCTTTGCTGATAGGCATCTAAGGCTACTTGTAACTGTCCGAGACTTTCGTAAATTGTCCCCATTTGATTGAGAATTACCCATTCCCAGGGACGATTTTTTTGCTGACGGACGATCGCTAAAGCTTGCTGATAGGATGACAAGGCGGCTGGGTATCTTGCAAACTTGGCGTGAGCTTCACCGTTGCGGTAGTGGATGAGTGCTTCCCCTGTCAGCAGTGTAATTAAAGTTGGTCTTTTTTGGGGTATGTTGTAAGTCACCAAAATTGCCTGTTTGACAATATTTGTCGCCCACCCCACATGAACACCCATTTCCTGTCTGATGGCTAACGCTTGTTCTTGATACTCCTGCGCCGTTTGTGGGTAGCCTTGGTTATGGTAAATATAGCCCAGATTATTCAGGATTTTCTCTTCCAGGGAGCGATCGCCAATTTCTCGCGCTATTGGTAAAGCCTGTTGATAATACTCCAGGGCTATTTGCGGCTGTCCTCCTTTGTTTTTGTGAGTGAAGGTGTTTTTGTAGGTAGAGGCGATCGCATTCAGGATTTTTGCTGTTAACGGGCGATCGCCAATTTCGCGGACAATAGCTAAAGCTGGTTCGGAGAAATCCAGGGAAATCGGGCGCGATTCCCGTTGATTGTCGATTCCCCAGTTGTAATCTTGGCTCAAATTCAACATTACTGTAGCTTCGCCGATGCGATCGCCTGCTTGACGCATCTGGGCTAAGGCTTGTTCGTAATATTTCACAGCTTGTTCTTTTTGATCTACTGTGGCGTAAGTCATGCCAATACCGTTGAGACTCCAACCAACACCCGCCCCATCGCCCAAAGCCTCCATAATCATTAAGGCTTGCTGGTAATATTTTCTTACCTCCAAGTAAGACTTAATTTCCTCCGGCTTTTTGATCGTCTGGTAGTAAAGTTGCGATTTAATATAGCTAACGTAAGTATTTCCCAAGCCAATCAAAGTAATCGCTTCCCCAGATTTATCTTTTACCTCACGCCGCATTGATAAAGCTTGCTGGTAGGATTGCACAGCATTTTTGTACTGTCCTTGGATTTCGTCAACTGCGGCGATGTGATGCAGTGATGCGGCTTCCTCTCCACGGTTATTCAATTCCCGTGTAATTGCTAAAGCTTGTTTATGATGTTGAAGGGCGGTTTGAGTTTGTCCTTGATGGCGATAAACTTCTCCGAGTTTGTTGAGAACTGCGGCTGTGTGAGCGCGATCGCCAATTGCTTGATAAATATTTAATGCTTGTTGAAAAGACTGTAATGCACTTAGAAATTTGCTTTTATCAAGGTGTTGATCACCTTGCTTAAAAAGCTTATCTGCTAAAAGTTTTTGAGCTTCTGAGATTTGAGAAAAAACCTGAGAATTAGCAATTAATTGTCCTGCAACAGCTTGCCTTTGAATAGAGCTATAGTTTACCAGCCCACTCTCAATGGCAAAGATAGTCAATAAAATAGCAAGTGCATTCAGTCCAAATCTTGGGGATTGCATCGAAGATATTTTTTGGAATTTGAAAATATTTTTGGGAATTTTAATCTATCTTACAAAGATACAATATAAAATCTCATTGCGAGTTAATATCTGGGTAATTTGCAATTAGGATTTTGAGAAGCAGTGAAAATAGAGAAAGGCAATCGCTCTCGTTGCTTGGCGCGGTATAAATCTTCGTCAATTTCTCTCAATTGTTGTCAAATTGTGGCGGATGAAAAATTGATAACCAATGGTTATCAATTTCTGGCAACCCTACGAGCGCCAGCTATCTTCCACCCGGCAACCACCGCATCATCTCCCGCAACTCAACAGCCTCCCCATCAATTGTATAAACAACCCCACCCGACATCGCCAACACAATCCGCTGCCGCCGCGCCCACTCGAACCATGCACTTGAAACAAGTGGTTACATTGTTGTTGCTTTTGTCCCAATTAACGCACAGATGATTGCTAATACCTCATTTTCTATCTGTTCCATGAGTAAATAAGTAAGAAAATTGACTTGTTTATCCAAAAAATACTGATAATTTACACAAGAGATTTATCAAATAATTAACAAAATAGCCAATGATTTCAAAACTCTTTTACCTTTGTATAAAGAATCCCAAAGCATTAATAGACAAAGCTTTTGGATAAGCTAAGGTAAAGATAAAATAGTATGAGCCACAATTCAAACCTCCAACTGATGGGCGTAATTATAAGTAATTGACAAGGGTAGCTATGACTAAAGAATACATGGATTCTCTAGAGTCAGTTGTTGACCAATTAACATTGGCAGCCGTTTTAGAAATGTTAGAACGAATTTGTCATAAAAAAGCCGAAAATTTGAGAACTCACTGGCAAGATGAAAATTCTGCCAAGCTTTGGGACAAAGCGGCCAGACAGATAGAACAGATAAATATTGATGTTTAAGGGAGCAATCAAATTCTGTAACGGATGTTCATCCAATCGATTTAAGGCTGGGAGGCATCCCTAATAAGGGTGAACGAAAAAAGGTGTGGGAGAGTAGTTAGCGGACATCATACGCTAACATAGCTCTTGATGTCATGCAACCAAAAGACCCATGAACAACCTCCAATCAATTCTGTCTCACATCAGTGACACACTCTTCGACTTACCGGAGTGTCACCATTTAGAAGAATTTGTGGGCGAATTCTACAATATGTGGCTAAAATTAGGGAATTTTGTGCAACAAAGCTTATTCCAAGCCTTAATTGAAGAAAAAGAAGTCGAATACTCACATCCGAGAACTAAACGAGAAAAAAGATATTACACCCCATTAGGTGAAATGGTTCTTGTACGTAGAGCTTATGAGACAACAGATGGTATTAAAGTCCTAGTTGATGAAGAGTTAGGGCTACCAAAAGATAAATGGCTACCAATGGTATGAGAATTAGCCTGTGCCTTGGGAGTTAGTAGTGAATTTCCAAATTCTCACTCTTTGTTTCAAAAATGGACAAGACTAGATTTGACACAAAAAACCTTAGCTAATCAAGTAGAAAAGACAGGAAATCAATTACAAACACAAGAGTTTCAGGTTCGATGTGAGCCAGACACTTCTTCACAGTTTGAAATTCCCAATCAAGAGCAAGAACCACCAGATTTATTATATGTGGGAGTTGATGGAGTCATGACTCCCTTGAATCAAAAACAAGGATATAAAGAAGCAAAAGTTGGTGTAATTTTCTGGAGTAAAGACCATAAAAAACTTGGTAAAAAAAGAGGTGTAATCCGACAACGAGAATATGTAGCTACTTTAAAATCACGCGGAGAATTTAGAGAAAGAGTATCGCAGTTATATAATCAAGTAGCAGGTAAAAAAAACACAAAAACCGTATTTCTTGGTGACGGCGCACATTGGATTTGGGCGATGGCATCAGAACAATTTCCAGGCGCAGTGGAGATTCTCGACTTTTTTCATCTCTCGGAATATGTGTAGGCAGTGGCGAAAGCCGCTTATCCAAACAAAGAAGACTATCAAAAGGATTGGGTAAAAACTCAACAACAACTTTTGAAAAAATCTGAATGGACTACAGTAATTGAAAATTGTCATCACTTCCCCAAAAAGAAGAAAGATTTAAGCAAAGCAATTACTAATTTAGAGCGTTATTTAACTAATAATCAGAGTCGGATTGATTATCGCTCCTATTTAAAAGCTGGTTTAATGATTGGTTCAGGAGTTGTTGAAAGTTCCAATCGACGTGTGGTTACTCAAAGATTAAAACAGGCTGGTATGCACTGGTCTTTTTTTGGAGCAGAAGGAGTTATGGCTCTGAGGGCAGCATATTTAAGTAATTCAACGCGATGGTCAAATTTTTGGTCATCCTTATCTTATAATTCCCCATAAGTTAGCATAAAGCTGACGATAATATTTGTCCTTTTAAGCTTGTATTTAATAGTGGTCAAAACGAGAGAACAAAGTCTTTCAGATTTAGCAGACAGAATAGAACAATTACAAACCAAAAGGGAAGAAATCAACCAAGAAATCTCCACTCTCCTTAAAAGTGAGGTAGCTGAATCTGGTTGTTGGATTGTTCGTTACCGAGCTAAGGGTAAGGGTGGAGCTTATTGGTATTACAAGTGGCAATCATCCCAGGCCATCTTTGTTACCAAAAATGGATTTAAGAGTTGCCATCAATATATTGGTAAAGCAGGTAGCCCAGCTTTCTTGAAGGCAGTTGAGATGATGAAAAATCGGACAAAAATCGAAGCGTTAAACCAAGTGCTTCATACACTAGCGCTAGGATTAAATGACCTAGTTGAAGAAGCTACAAGATATCAGAAATCTGATGAGAGTTAAACCATCCTCTTAGTCAGAGTTTAGTTAGCGTATGATATCCGCTAACTATTTTCTCTTCCTCACACTTTTTTTCGTTCACCCTTTAGCGTTGATGTTTGCGATCGCTTAGAAAGGCTGTTCAACCTAGCGCAGAAAACCCTAGATCAATCGAAGCTATTGGGAGGTGGTAGTAATTTGGCGAATATACAGACCCAAGCCATAGAAAGTGTGAGTGAACAATTGCAGATTGAAGGAGTCAGCCGCGAAACGTTCAAAGCGTTCTTGGACATTGTGGCAGGTAAGGCTGTAGCTAAAGCATTAGCTGTTCATCAATTTGAACAAGAACTATTCAACCAAATCAAGAGTGAGCTTGATGTTGAGAGTTTACAGCAACAAACACAAGCGGGATTTGATGAAATAGCGTTTATTTATCAGTTAGCGAAAAACCCCGAAATCAGACAACAAATTACCAAAGACTACGGACTCAAGACTGCACACGAAATTAGACAAGAAGTTCAAACGCTCACCAATAGTGCGACCTCTGGTTTTGATCCAAAAGCATTTTTGGATGAAATAGGAGTTCCAACGCCCGAAAAAAAGTCCACACCACCGACAACAATTCAGGACTTGAAAAATTTGACACGCTCTTTGTTCCAAAAACCACTCCAGTCACCAAGTTGATAGAACAATTTTTTCAACAAAATTGGTTGGGGTTTTCAATCATCTTTTTTATGGTGTGTGTTGGGCTGTCTGTTTACATTCGGATTACCCAAGCCCCAGTCCCTCAAACAAATACAGAACAGATCCAAGTGCAACAGTGAACTATTCACCAGAATATTTAAGTTACATTCGCTCATCCCAATGGAAAGCAAAATCCATCAAATGTCAACAATTAACCAAAAAACACTGCGTAATTTTTCCCTGGTGTAAGTCAAATCATGCTCATCATTTGACTTACGATAATCTCAAATATGAATTGCCAGTAAGAGATATAGTTCCCTTGAGTAAAACTGCCCATTCTTTAGTTCACTGGGCAATATTCTGGAAGACTCCTTTGAGAGTAGGAGTGAACTGGTTACTAAGATTGTTGATGATTATTTCTGTAGTTCTTTGGGCAATTATTCAGATTGCAAACAGGAGATACTGATGTGTCTAGAACGTGAAATCTTAAATGCTGTCGGCTTTGAATCTCCTCAACTC encodes:
- a CDS encoding tetratricopeptide repeat protein; translation: MQSPRFGLNALAILLTIFAIESGLVNYSSIQRQAVAGQLIANSQVFSQISEAQKLLADKLFKQGDQHLDKSKFLSALQSFQQALNIYQAIGDRAHTAAVLNKLGEVYRHQGQTQTALQHHKQALAITRELNNRGEEAASLHHIAAVDEIQGQYKNAVQSYQQALSMRREVKDKSGEAITLIGLGNTYVSYIKSQLYYQTIKKPEEIKSYLEVRKYYQQALMIMEALGDGAGVGWSLNGIGMTYATVDQKEQAVKYYEQALAQMRQAGDRIGEATVMLNLSQDYNWGIDNQRESRPISLDFSEPALAIVREIGDRPLTAKILNAIASTYKNTFTHKNKGGQPQIALEYYQQALPIAREIGDRSLEEKILNNLGYIYHNQGYPQTAQEYQEQALAIRQEMGVHVGWATNIVKQAILVTYNIPQKRPTLITLLTGEALIHYRNGEAHAKFARYPAALSSYQQALAIVRQQKNRPWEWVILNQMGTIYESLGQLQVALDAYQQSLAIRREVDEQATKTPIPQTIRVAFGTDVNIHRPEGIKLEDGLSNGLIQVGKGKPIKTAITTVESAEIAEIEKRGQWLEVIAGVAGWQNFAENEEENTLANIADIHKTLGQYQTALQFYKEALAIINAEMSSPENVEVRWRREELSPGDYRQQEQRIKRSMGAVYAVLGQYQTALDDYQQSLAIVDMENSSHRLVNQKPILLTQIGEIYTNLGQYEAALTAYQQALAIARDPQTQDNYFVPEQQIRQFGQQELFRWTRIPFEKPDQAAILNSIAAIYAKLGQKQTAQEYRKQASTLQREISNRSQENITGQKAVLIAEVGRDAAKKTLVQVHPLEGEAVVLFAKGNSYATQGQYLKTQYQAALQAYRQALTIVRQQKNRPWEGIILTQMSAVYKQLGENQAVTQVDQQALAIRQEIAKQSDNTATILSKTPLSGAFDGEQIEIRFSSGKITTFNPVGGVIFFAQTPEKLKADQLYEVGWQQYIKREYARAIKTFETALLIYQQIEDKTGTGRTLFHLGDVYHRQRNYQQALKYYQQALAIQQEIGDRGWEKASLNSIAEIYTIQGNEFSRAGKYREALEKYQRVLEIAKKIGDEPKQWQTFHRMARVYSSLGEYKLALDYYQKALPIRQEILGTWVGIEFDMGQIYKVLGQYELALKAYQEALKIARQPVLLESDGNRIGDIAGEVRVLNAIGNIHYRQEKYELALDFHQQALTVLQKIQNKEQQEFLKATTYYNIGIVHFKQEKYQLALEYLQPPLTIYQQFQSRNAQGINLYAIGNVYLEQGQYELAGKFLQQSLVIAQEIGNKEVEGYILNTIGKLLEKQNQPELAIIFFKQSVNARETIRNNIRELSKEQQQSYTETIAKDYRHLADILLQRNRILEAQQVLDLLKVQEIDDYLRDVRGSEKTATGVVERPQERQIREVMQAEFEQAIALGRELAQLENISVSSRTPAQKQRILELRKIQQTLAKDFNTFLDSPKVREWIAQLQQTTQGQNFNLESSASVLQDNLKQLQQGAVILYPLVLSDRLELVLVTPYAPPIRRTVAVTQAELNRAILEFRTTLPKRTPKITVPAQKLYDLLIKPLENDLAQAQAKTIIYAPDGQLRYVPLAALYDGQKWLIERFQINNITAVSLTDLNTKPHNQLNVLAAAFTQGNYSFQVGSQQFDFSGLPFASLEIETLAQTIPSTKKLLDKQFNSDIVLEMNDYAIVHLATHAAFTTGQPEESFILLGNGDRVTLRDIKNWRLPNVDLIVLSACETGLGDQFGNGREILGFGYQIQQTGARAAIASLWSVDDGGTQVLMNAFYNILAQGKTTKAEALRQAQIALITGNYSKMSFPPHKSNLTPQISEHLSHPFYWSAFILIGNGL